The following are encoded together in the Streptosporangiales bacterium genome:
- a CDS encoding prolyl oligopeptidase family serine peptidase, which produces MSERIVAPYGAWESPIDARRLAGSSRRLGWPGFVGDTLHWVESRPEEGGRDTLMRRDADSTVTEVLAAPWWLRNRVHEYGGRPWVAAPVEGGHAIVFTHWADHRMYRLDPGADTPVPLTPAPAAPAALRYTDLVAPGGPEVLAVRERHDGSTLRRHIVAVPLDGSGADDERAVREVVAGSHFLANPRVSPDGRRLAWLAWEHPDMPWDATELRVGELTADGTVGKWHTVLGGRAGPDGRTESESVFQPEWVDDESLYVAADRTGWWNLYRVPAGGGEPAPLCPREAEFGAPMWLVGFATYTVLADGRIAVVHSGPEGNALGVLDPATGDLTDLDLPYTEWGPQVTGDGHRVALHASSPTDQGSLLVVDVASGGAEVVRTSIDPADLPDAAYLPPAEQVTLTGPGGRDVHANVYPPTNPRYAAPADERPPYVVHVHGGPTARSPAKLDLGYAYFTSRGIGIVDVNYGGSTGYGRAYRERLREQWGIVDVEDCVAAALSLADQGRADPRRLAISGGSAGGWTVLKAVTSTDTFACGTSYFGVAELLQFAQDTHDFESRYLDGLIGPLPETRDRYVERAPLSHVDDVRCPVLLLQGLEDEVVPPSQSEMFRDALARKGIRHAYIAFEGEQHGFRKAESIVASTEAELSFYGQVMGFEPPGVPVVELSGGDA; this is translated from the coding sequence ATGAGCGAACGCATCGTCGCGCCCTACGGCGCGTGGGAGTCCCCGATCGACGCGCGGCGGCTCGCCGGCTCGTCCCGCAGGCTCGGCTGGCCGGGCTTCGTCGGCGACACGCTGCACTGGGTGGAGAGCCGCCCGGAGGAGGGCGGCCGCGACACGCTGATGCGCCGTGACGCCGACAGCACGGTGACCGAGGTCCTCGCCGCGCCGTGGTGGCTGCGCAACCGCGTCCACGAGTACGGCGGCCGGCCGTGGGTCGCCGCGCCGGTCGAGGGCGGGCACGCGATCGTCTTCACGCACTGGGCCGACCACCGGATGTACCGGCTCGACCCCGGTGCCGACACCCCTGTCCCGCTCACGCCCGCTCCGGCCGCGCCCGCGGCGCTGCGGTACACCGACCTGGTCGCGCCGGGCGGCCCTGAGGTGCTCGCCGTGCGCGAGCGACACGACGGCAGCACGCTGCGCCGCCACATCGTCGCCGTCCCGCTCGACGGGTCCGGGGCCGACGACGAGCGCGCCGTACGGGAGGTCGTGGCCGGCTCGCACTTCCTCGCCAACCCACGGGTGTCGCCGGACGGGCGCCGGCTCGCCTGGCTGGCCTGGGAGCACCCCGACATGCCGTGGGACGCCACCGAGCTGCGCGTCGGCGAGTTGACCGCCGACGGCACCGTCGGGAAGTGGCACACCGTTCTCGGCGGCCGGGCGGGTCCCGACGGGCGTACCGAGAGCGAGTCGGTGTTCCAGCCGGAGTGGGTCGACGACGAGTCGCTCTACGTCGCGGCCGACCGCACCGGCTGGTGGAACCTCTACCGGGTGCCCGCAGGCGGCGGCGAGCCGGCACCGTTGTGTCCCCGCGAGGCGGAGTTCGGCGCACCCATGTGGCTCGTCGGCTTCGCGACGTACACCGTGCTCGCGGACGGGCGGATCGCCGTCGTGCACTCCGGACCCGAGGGCAACGCACTCGGCGTGCTCGACCCCGCGACCGGCGATCTCACCGACCTCGACCTCCCGTACACGGAGTGGGGACCGCAGGTCACCGGCGACGGTCACCGGGTCGCGCTCCACGCGAGCAGCCCGACCGACCAGGGCTCGCTGCTGGTCGTCGACGTCGCGTCGGGTGGCGCCGAGGTGGTGCGCACGAGCATCGATCCCGCGGACCTGCCCGACGCCGCGTACCTGCCGCCGGCCGAGCAGGTCACGCTGACCGGTCCCGGCGGGCGCGACGTGCACGCGAACGTCTACCCGCCGACGAACCCGCGCTACGCGGCGCCCGCGGACGAGCGACCACCGTACGTCGTGCACGTGCACGGCGGCCCGACCGCGCGCTCGCCCGCGAAGCTCGATCTCGGGTACGCGTACTTCACCAGCCGCGGCATCGGCATCGTCGACGTCAACTACGGCGGCTCGACCGGCTACGGCCGCGCGTACCGCGAACGGCTGCGCGAGCAGTGGGGCATCGTCGACGTGGAGGACTGCGTCGCGGCGGCGCTGTCGCTCGCCGACCAGGGCAGAGCAGACCCGCGGCGACTGGCGATCAGTGGCGGCAGCGCGGGCGGCTGGACCGTGCTGAAGGCCGTCACGTCGACCGACACGTTCGCGTGCGGCACCTCCTACTTCGGCGTCGCTGAGCTGCTGCAGTTCGCGCAGGACACCCACGACTTCGAGTCGCGCTACCTCGACGGCCTCATCGGCCCGCTGCCCGAGACCCGCGACCGCTACGTCGAGCGCGCGCCGCTGTCGCACGTCGACGACGTGCGGTGTCCCGTCCTGCTGCTGCAGGGGCTCGAGGACGAGGTGGTGCCGCCCTCGCAGTCGGAGATGTTCCGAGATGCCCTGGCACGTAAGGGAATCCGGCACGCGTACATCGCCTTCGAGGGCGAGCAGCACGGCTTCCGCAAGGCCGAGTCGATCGTCGCGAGCACCGAGGCGGAGCTCTCGTTCTACGGCCAGGTGATGGGATTCGAGCCGCCCGGCGTCCCGGTCGTCGAGCTGTCGGGCGGTGACGCGTGA
- a CDS encoding alpha/beta fold hydrolase — translation MEHITSKDGTMIAVEKTGDGPAVVLVDGAYTYRAIDQFPASLAELLAPRFTVAHYERRGRGESGDTAPYAVEREIEDLAAVIDAVGGSASVLGMSSGSVLALQAAVRGVAVERLAMWEPPFVVDDSRPPLPDDYVARLDALIAAGRRGDAMEYALTTAVGLPVDDVRAMRAEPFFALMEAVAHTAAYDGRVMADTMSGRPLAFERWAGFTIPALVLVGEKSDEFWQVGTRAFAHGMPTVRHRSIDTLAEEAHAVSPAALAPVLEEFFTIR, via the coding sequence ATGGAACACATCACGTCCAAGGACGGCACCATGATCGCGGTCGAGAAGACCGGGGACGGACCGGCGGTCGTCCTCGTCGACGGCGCGTACACCTACCGGGCGATCGATCAGTTCCCCGCAAGCCTCGCCGAGCTGCTGGCTCCCCGGTTCACCGTCGCCCACTACGAGCGCCGGGGGCGTGGCGAGAGCGGCGACACCGCGCCCTACGCCGTGGAGCGCGAGATCGAGGACCTGGCCGCGGTCATCGACGCGGTGGGCGGCTCGGCGTCCGTGCTCGGCATGTCCTCCGGGAGCGTGCTGGCGCTCCAGGCGGCCGTCCGCGGCGTCGCCGTCGAGCGCTTGGCCATGTGGGAGCCGCCGTTCGTCGTCGACGACAGTCGACCGCCGCTGCCGGACGACTATGTGGCACGCCTCGACGCACTCATCGCAGCCGGCCGTCGCGGCGACGCGATGGAGTATGCCCTGACCACGGCGGTCGGCCTACCGGTCGACGACGTCAGGGCAATGCGCGCCGAGCCGTTCTTCGCCCTGATGGAGGCGGTCGCGCACACCGCGGCGTACGACGGCCGCGTCATGGCCGACACGATGTCGGGCAGGCCGCTGGCGTTCGAACGGTGGGCGGGGTTCACGATCCCTGCACTGGTGCTCGTCGGTGAGAAGAGCGACGAGTTCTGGCAGGTCGGCACGCGGGCGTTCGCCCACGGCATGCCGACCGTGCGGCACCGCAGCATCGACACCCTGGCCGAGGAGGCACACGCCGTCTCCCCGGCCGCGCTCGCCCCGGTGCTCGAGGAGTTCTTCACCATCCGATGA
- a CDS encoding response regulator, which translates to MTGNKGLALVVEDERPIADLIRLYLERDGFDVRVAGDGRAALTAAEESKPVVVILDIRLPELDGMQVCRALRERGDWTPVLFVTARDDEIDRVLGLELGADDYVTKPFSPRELVARVAAVLRRSRSEVDGEPVLQAGAVRLDPGERRVWAGETEVELTTTEFDLLAHLMRRPGRVFERDELLTQVWGYRSIVGSRTVDVHVAQVRAKLGDNSPIRTVRGVGYSVQKA; encoded by the coding sequence GTGACCGGGAACAAGGGACTCGCGCTCGTCGTGGAGGACGAGCGGCCGATCGCGGACCTGATCCGCCTCTACCTCGAACGCGACGGCTTCGACGTGCGGGTCGCGGGCGACGGCCGCGCGGCCCTCACCGCGGCCGAGGAGTCGAAGCCGGTGGTCGTGATCCTCGACATCCGGCTGCCCGAGCTCGACGGCATGCAGGTATGCCGCGCGCTGCGTGAGCGGGGCGACTGGACACCCGTGCTCTTCGTGACGGCCCGCGACGACGAGATCGACCGGGTGCTCGGGCTGGAGCTCGGGGCCGACGACTACGTCACCAAGCCGTTCAGCCCGCGTGAGCTGGTGGCGCGGGTCGCCGCCGTGCTCCGTCGCTCCCGGAGCGAGGTCGACGGCGAGCCGGTCCTGCAGGCCGGTGCCGTACGGCTCGATCCAGGCGAGCGCCGGGTCTGGGCCGGCGAGACCGAGGTCGAGCTGACGACCACGGAGTTCGACCTGCTCGCCCACCTGATGCGCCGTCCCGGGCGCGTGTTCGAGCGCGACGAGCTGCTCACCCAGGTGTGGGGCTACCGCTCCATCGTGGGCAGCCGCACCGTCGACGTCCACGTCGCCCAGGTCCGCGCCAAGCTCGGCGACAACAGTCCGATCCGGACGGTCCGCGGGGTCGGCTACTCGGTGCAGAAGGCCTGA
- a CDS encoding VOC family protein, with product MALSIGMVTIDCVDPRGLAKFWTAALGTEVMMDMDGAFLMLAPSSDGGPAVALQQVPEPRTGKNRVHIDLRADDREREIERLTALGATVVDEQVVPGLTWTVLTDPEDNVFCVGQYA from the coding sequence ATGGCCTTGAGCATCGGCATGGTGACCATCGACTGCGTCGACCCGCGCGGTCTCGCGAAGTTCTGGACGGCGGCACTCGGCACCGAGGTGATGATGGACATGGACGGCGCGTTCCTCATGCTCGCGCCGTCCTCCGACGGTGGGCCCGCGGTCGCACTGCAGCAGGTCCCCGAGCCGCGGACCGGCAAGAACCGGGTGCACATCGACCTGCGCGCCGACGACCGGGAGCGCGAGATCGAACGCCTCACCGCGCTCGGCGCGACGGTGGTCGACGAACAGGTCGTGCCTGGTCTCACCTGGACGGTGCTCACCGACCCCGAAGACAACGTCTTCTGCGTCGGCCAGTACGCCTGA
- a CDS encoding RNA polymerase sigma factor: protein MVAATVRVTRDLDAAEEIVQDAYVKALRTWAHDGVPDRPGAWLTTVARRDALNLIRRQQTLRAKLPLLVDREDTDMLDTTTDTDSIPDDRLRLIFTCCHPALSEEARIALTLRLVCGVATPDIAHAFLVAEATMAARLTRAKKKIAAARIPYAVPSPDELPARVHAVLTVVHLLYATGHTAHSGDELVRDELTDRALDLAHLLRLLLPADREAMGLLALLLVHHARRATRTDADGRLLRLDEQDRSGWDRDLIAEADRLVVAALTAGPPGRFTLQAAIAALHAQAPSYDATDWPQIRTLYDELLRIWPSPVVALNRAVAVSMVDGPAAALAEVEALEREGRLTGYRYLPATRADLLHRLGRHAEAADAYRAALALSDNAAEQEFLAERARSLGPSP, encoded by the coding sequence GTGGTCGCCGCGACGGTGCGCGTGACACGCGACCTCGACGCGGCCGAGGAGATCGTGCAGGACGCGTACGTCAAGGCGCTGCGCACCTGGGCACATGACGGCGTGCCCGACCGGCCGGGCGCATGGCTGACGACCGTCGCCCGACGAGACGCGCTCAACCTGATCCGCCGCCAGCAGACGCTCCGGGCCAAGCTCCCGCTGCTGGTGGACCGTGAGGACACCGACATGCTCGACACGACCACCGATACCGACTCCATCCCCGACGACCGGCTGCGACTGATCTTCACCTGCTGCCACCCGGCGCTGTCCGAGGAGGCTCGGATCGCGCTCACGCTGCGCCTGGTGTGCGGCGTGGCCACACCGGACATCGCGCACGCGTTCCTCGTCGCCGAGGCGACGATGGCGGCACGCCTCACCCGGGCCAAGAAGAAGATCGCCGCGGCGCGCATCCCGTACGCCGTGCCGTCCCCCGACGAGCTGCCCGCCCGTGTCCACGCGGTGCTCACCGTCGTCCACCTGCTCTACGCCACCGGGCACACGGCGCACTCCGGCGACGAGCTCGTCCGCGACGAGCTCACCGACCGCGCACTCGACCTGGCACACCTGCTGCGGCTGCTGCTCCCGGCCGACCGGGAGGCCATGGGACTGCTGGCGCTGCTGCTCGTCCACCACGCGCGCCGCGCCACGCGGACCGACGCGGACGGCCGGTTGCTGCGGCTGGACGAGCAGGACCGGTCCGGCTGGGACCGCGACCTGATCGCCGAGGCCGACCGGCTCGTCGTGGCCGCGCTGACCGCCGGCCCACCGGGACGCTTCACGCTGCAGGCGGCGATCGCCGCCCTGCACGCGCAGGCACCGAGCTACGACGCGACCGACTGGCCGCAGATCCGTACGCTCTACGACGAGCTGCTCCGGATCTGGCCGTCGCCCGTCGTGGCGCTCAACCGCGCCGTGGCGGTGTCGATGGTCGACGGACCGGCGGCGGCACTCGCCGAGGTCGAGGCACTCGAGCGCGAGGGACGCCTCACCGGTTACCGCTACCTGCCCGCGACCAGGGCCGACCTGCTGCACCGCCTCGGCCGCCACGCCGAGGCGGCCGACGCCTACCGGGCCGCGCTCGCGCTCAGCGACAACGCCGCCGAGCAGGAGTTCCTCGCCGAACGCGCCAGGTCGCTCGGCCCGTCGCCCTGA
- a CDS encoding transporter substrate-binding domain-containing protein, with protein sequence MRFGKRWFGAFAVGAALALTMTACGGGGGGDVEVKDNASFPAGTTMAKWNEAGKIKIGVKFDQPGIGFKKPGTDTPQGFDIEIAKLIAGELGIEPDGIEWVETVSANREPFIQKGTVDLVLASYTINDERRTIVGQAGPYYVTGQQFLIAKDATWFKTNEDIKGKKVCSVTGSTSLDSVEEKYGAKPVPFGSYSECVTQLKSGSVDAVTTDGAILLGYAAEDPDELKVAGEEFTEEPYGIGYKHGDTKLCEFLNKTVKASIDDGKWATAFKDTLGKADVPEPTPPTADPCQ encoded by the coding sequence ATGCGATTCGGCAAACGGTGGTTCGGCGCGTTCGCGGTGGGTGCCGCGCTCGCCCTCACCATGACCGCCTGCGGTGGCGGTGGCGGTGGCGACGTCGAGGTGAAGGACAACGCCTCGTTCCCCGCCGGCACGACGATGGCGAAGTGGAACGAAGCCGGCAAGATCAAGATCGGCGTGAAGTTCGACCAGCCGGGCATCGGCTTCAAGAAGCCCGGCACCGACACCCCCCAGGGCTTCGACATCGAGATCGCGAAGCTCATCGCCGGCGAGCTCGGCATCGAGCCCGACGGCATCGAGTGGGTCGAGACGGTGTCGGCGAACCGCGAGCCGTTCATCCAGAAGGGCACGGTCGACCTCGTCCTCGCCTCCTACACGATCAACGACGAGCGTCGCACGATCGTCGGCCAGGCCGGCCCGTACTACGTCACAGGCCAGCAGTTCCTCATCGCCAAGGACGCCACCTGGTTCAAGACCAACGAGGACATCAAGGGCAAGAAGGTCTGCTCGGTGACGGGCTCGACCTCGCTCGACTCGGTGGAGGAGAAGTACGGCGCCAAGCCGGTGCCGTTCGGCTCGTACTCCGAGTGCGTCACGCAGCTGAAGAGCGGGTCGGTCGACGCGGTCACCACCGACGGCGCGATCCTGCTCGGCTACGCGGCCGAGGACCCGGACGAGCTCAAGGTCGCCGGTGAGGAGTTCACCGAGGAGCCTTACGGCATCGGGTACAAGCACGGCGACACCAAGCTGTGCGAGTTCCTCAACAAGACCGTGAAGGCGTCGATCGACGACGGCAAGTGGGCCACGGCGTTCAAGGACACGCTGGGCAAGGCCGACGTGCCCGAGCCCACGCCGCCGACCGCGGACCCCTGCCAGTAA
- a CDS encoding ATP-binding cassette domain-containing protein, giving the protein MTTTAEQPAAGDATPTDDLIVLDGVNKWFGDLHVLQDINLTVTRGEVVVVIGPSGSGKSTLCRAINRLETIDKGTITLDGQPLPAEGRELARLRSEVAMVFQQFNLFAHKTILENVTIGPIKVRKLAKADAEAAAMKLLERVGVANQAQKYPAQLSGGQQQRVAIARGLAMEPKAILFDEPTSALDPEMIKEVLDVMVDLAEGGMTMIVVTHEMGFAQSAANRVCFMADGQIVEQSTPTEFFANPTSERAKDFLSKILKH; this is encoded by the coding sequence ATGACCACCACGGCGGAGCAGCCGGCAGCCGGCGACGCGACCCCCACCGACGACCTCATCGTCCTCGACGGGGTCAACAAGTGGTTCGGTGACCTGCACGTCCTGCAGGACATCAACCTGACCGTGACCCGCGGCGAGGTCGTCGTCGTCATCGGCCCGTCCGGGTCGGGCAAGTCGACCCTGTGTCGTGCGATCAACCGCCTGGAGACGATCGACAAGGGCACGATCACGCTCGACGGGCAGCCGCTGCCCGCCGAGGGACGCGAGCTCGCCCGGTTGCGCTCCGAGGTGGCGATGGTCTTCCAGCAGTTCAACCTGTTCGCGCACAAGACCATCCTGGAGAACGTCACGATCGGGCCGATCAAGGTCCGCAAGCTCGCCAAGGCCGACGCCGAGGCGGCCGCGATGAAGCTGCTCGAACGGGTCGGCGTCGCCAACCAGGCGCAGAAGTACCCGGCGCAGCTGTCCGGCGGCCAGCAGCAGCGGGTGGCGATCGCCAGGGGACTGGCGATGGAGCCGAAGGCGATCCTCTTCGACGAGCCCACGTCGGCTCTCGACCCTGAGATGATCAAGGAGGTTCTCGACGTCATGGTCGACCTCGCCGAGGGCGGCATGACCATGATCGTCGTGACCCACGAGATGGGCTTCGCCCAGAGCGCGGCCAACCGGGTGTGCTTCATGGCCGACGGACAGATCGTGGAGCAGAGCACGCCGACCGAGTTCTTCGCCAACCCGACGTCGGAGCGGGCGAAGGACTTCCTCTCGAAGATCCTCAAGCACTGA
- a CDS encoding ABC transporter permease subunit (The N-terminal region of this protein, as described by TIGR01726, is a three transmembrane segment that identifies a subfamily of ABC transporter permease subunits, which specificities that include histidine, arginine, glutamine, glutamate, L-cystine (sic), the opines (in Agrobacterium) octopine and nopaline, etc.), producing MSTTLFDVRGPRARVRHGVYGVLTSIGTAALVAYIAYRLYASEQITGDAWEPFQDPEIVFGVVEGFGLTLLAAVLAIALSIAFGVIFAAGRLSDSALLRIPSIVVVEFFRAVPLVLMILAIFLGFGDTTGRYGALIIALMLYNGSVLAETFRAGINAVPRGQSEAAYAIGMRKTQVMLSILTPQAVRIMLPAIISQCVVALKDTALGFIIASPEAVSVGKQIYSNYGNPIVTGLVLAVVFIAINYTLSKIAQILEGRQRRKGRAVLATAPTTAAGGAV from the coding sequence GTGAGCACCACCCTGTTCGACGTCCGCGGTCCTCGGGCGCGGGTACGGCACGGCGTGTACGGCGTGCTCACGTCGATCGGCACGGCGGCGCTGGTCGCGTACATCGCGTACCGGCTGTACGCGAGCGAGCAGATCACCGGCGACGCCTGGGAGCCGTTCCAGGACCCCGAGATCGTGTTCGGCGTTGTCGAGGGCTTCGGGCTGACGTTGCTCGCCGCCGTTCTCGCCATCGCCCTGTCGATCGCGTTCGGCGTGATCTTCGCCGCCGGTCGACTGTCCGACAGCGCCCTGCTGCGGATACCCAGCATCGTGGTCGTCGAGTTCTTCCGTGCGGTCCCCCTGGTGCTGATGATCCTGGCGATCTTCCTCGGCTTCGGCGACACCACCGGACGGTACGGCGCGCTCATCATCGCGCTGATGCTCTACAACGGCTCGGTGCTCGCGGAGACGTTCCGCGCCGGCATCAACGCCGTGCCGCGGGGGCAGAGCGAGGCGGCGTACGCGATCGGCATGCGCAAGACCCAGGTGATGCTGTCGATCCTCACGCCGCAGGCGGTCCGCATCATGCTGCCGGCGATCATCAGCCAGTGTGTGGTCGCGCTGAAGGACACCGCCCTCGGATTCATCATCGCCTCGCCCGAGGCAGTGAGCGTCGGCAAGCAGATCTACAGCAATTACGGCAACCCGATCGTCACCGGGCTGGTGCTCGCGGTCGTCTTCATCGCGATCAACTACACGCTGTCGAAGATCGCCCAGATCCTCGAGGGCAGGCAGCGGCGCAAGGGGCGTGCCGTCCTCGCGACGGCACCGACGACCGCAGCGGGCGGCGCCGTGTAG
- a CDS encoding ABC transporter permease subunit (The N-terminal region of this protein, as described by TIGR01726, is a three transmembrane segment that identifies a subfamily of ABC transporter permease subunits, which specificities that include histidine, arginine, glutamine, glutamate, L-cystine (sic), the opines (in Agrobacterium) octopine and nopaline, etc.), translating into MDALIENLPRILRGFLLTLQLFGAAGLIAFALGAVLAGMRVAPVPVLRAVGTTYVNIFRNTPLVVLFIVFVAGLPFLGVQISFFARAVVTLSLYTAAFMCEAIRSGINSVQQGQAEAARSIGFTFGQTLRSVILPQAIRTAIPPLASIFIALVKNSAIAEAFGVIEATQTFHFLYNRHPSALWPLFVGTALGYVIIVFVLAGIASRLEKRLAVIR; encoded by the coding sequence GTGGACGCACTGATCGAGAACCTGCCGCGGATCCTCCGCGGGTTTCTCCTGACGCTGCAGCTCTTCGGCGCCGCGGGGCTTATCGCGTTCGCCCTCGGTGCGGTGCTCGCCGGCATGCGGGTGGCGCCGGTGCCGGTCCTGCGCGCGGTCGGCACGACGTACGTCAACATCTTCCGCAACACCCCGCTGGTCGTGCTGTTCATCGTGTTCGTGGCGGGGCTGCCGTTCCTCGGCGTGCAGATCAGCTTCTTCGCCCGCGCGGTCGTGACGCTGTCGCTCTACACCGCGGCGTTCATGTGCGAGGCCATCCGCTCCGGCATCAACTCCGTGCAGCAGGGCCAGGCCGAGGCGGCCCGGTCGATCGGCTTCACGTTCGGCCAGACACTGCGGTCGGTCATCCTGCCGCAGGCGATCCGCACCGCGATCCCGCCGCTCGCCAGCATCTTCATCGCACTGGTCAAGAACTCGGCGATCGCCGAGGCGTTCGGCGTGATCGAGGCGACGCAGACGTTCCACTTCCTGTACAACAGGCACCCGAGCGCGCTGTGGCCGCTCTTCGTCGGCACGGCGCTGGGATACGTGATCATCGTCTTCGTGCTCGCGGGGATCGCGTCCCGGCTCGAGAAGCGTCTGGCGGTGATCCGGTGA
- the recA gene encoding recombinase RecA codes for MAAPDRDKALDTALAQIERQFGKGSVMRLGDDGRVPVSVIPTGAISLDVALGIGGLPRGRVVEIYGPESSGKTTVALHAVAQAQKAGGTAAFVDAEHALDPSYAEKLGVDTDNLLVSQPDTGEQALEITDMLIRSGAIDIIVIDSVAALVPRAEIEGEMGDSHVGLQARLMSQALRKLTGVVSTSGTTTVFINQLREKVGVFFGSPETTSGGKALKFYASIRLDVRRIETLKDGQEAVGNRVRVKVVKNKMAPPFRQAEFDLLYNVGISREGGLIDLGVEHGFVRKSGAWYTYDGDQLGQGKENARNFLRDNPELADELEKRIKEKLGIGPTLDDPAPPPAVDF; via the coding sequence ATGGCAGCACCTGACCGCGACAAGGCACTCGACACCGCCCTGGCGCAGATCGAGCGGCAGTTTGGCAAGGGATCCGTGATGCGGCTGGGCGACGACGGCCGCGTCCCGGTGTCGGTCATCCCGACCGGGGCCATCTCACTCGACGTCGCGCTCGGCATCGGCGGCCTGCCGCGGGGCCGGGTCGTCGAGATCTACGGTCCCGAGTCCTCGGGCAAGACGACGGTCGCGCTGCACGCCGTCGCGCAGGCGCAGAAGGCCGGCGGCACCGCCGCGTTCGTCGACGCCGAGCACGCCCTCGACCCGAGCTACGCCGAGAAGCTCGGCGTCGACACCGACAACCTGCTGGTCTCCCAGCCCGACACCGGGGAGCAGGCGCTCGAGATCACCGACATGCTGATCCGCTCCGGCGCGATCGACATCATCGTCATCGACTCGGTGGCCGCGCTCGTGCCGCGGGCGGAGATCGAGGGCGAGATGGGCGACAGCCACGTCGGGCTACAGGCGCGGCTGATGTCCCAGGCGCTGCGCAAGCTCACCGGCGTGGTCAGCACGTCGGGCACGACGACGGTGTTCATCAACCAGCTGCGGGAGAAGGTCGGCGTCTTCTTCGGCTCGCCGGAGACCACCAGCGGCGGCAAGGCGCTGAAGTTCTACGCATCGATACGCCTCGACGTCCGCCGGATCGAGACGCTCAAGGACGGCCAGGAGGCCGTGGGCAACCGGGTGCGGGTCAAGGTGGTCAAGAACAAGATGGCCCCGCCGTTCCGGCAGGCCGAGTTCGATCTGCTCTACAACGTCGGGATCAGCCGCGAGGGTGGCCTCATCGACCTCGGCGTCGAGCACGGCTTCGTCCGCAAGTCGGGTGCCTGGTACACCTACGACGGCGACCAGCTGGGCCAGGGCAAGGAGAACGCGCGCAATTTCCTGCGCGACAACCCCGAGCTGGCCGACGAGCTGGAGAAGCGGATCAAGGAGAAGCTCGGCATCGGGCCGACGCTCGACGATCCGGCACCGCCCCCGGCCGTCGACTTCTGA